Proteins co-encoded in one Cytophaga hutchinsonii ATCC 33406 genomic window:
- a CDS encoding efflux RND transporter permease subunit → MSLSTISIKRPVLTIVMNGIILLFGYLGYQKLGIREFPVIDPPVVSIRVGYAGASAEVIESQITYPLEKAINGIEGVKSIASSSSIGSSNISVEFELGIDMETATNDVRDKVSQAQRSLPQDLDGPPVISKNNNLSEYIIAMTVTNKSLTDLEICEYADDVLIPRLQTIPGVSTVQLMGEKKYAMRLWLDPIKLEAYGVTLQDVKQALDKENVELPAGRLEGNSTELTVKANAKFSNAYGFDNMIIRSENNRVVRLQDVGYAELGAENEQSSYRINGVPSTACILIPQPGANHVEIAKEFYKRYEQLKTELPAEYELSISNDMTRFVTKSIHEVIETLFIAVLLVVIIIYLFFRDWSVALRPLIDIPVSLIGTFFIMYLFGFSINILTLLAIVLSTGLVVDDGIVVTENIYKKMELGMNPFQAAIDGANEIVFAVISTSVTLIAIFLPIIFMEGFVGKLFMEFGIVVASSIFISIFVSLTLTPMLNAWLVKDVHKKTRFYEKTEPFFVALNESYRKSLQQFMKKRWLAFFILGIAMVLTVFVWKALPAEIAPLEDRSMIRITITTPEGASFEYTDDFMLRFSKTIMDSVPEKFLVLTITGAGFGSGSTNAGLCRIPLVDRSERDRSQQEITDQLNRIVKKFPEAKIQVGQEQTINTGFRGLPVQYIIQAPTFEKLREVLPKFMEEAQKKPAFSIVDVNLKFNRPEVQVLINREKARNVGVTVTDIAQSLQLALSGQRLGFFNRSGKQYQVIGQFDRRNRNETVDLKNIYVRSNAGILISLDNLVELQEASSPPQLFRYNRYMSATVSAGLASGYTIGDGLKAMDEVSDQLLDKSFSTALQGPSRDFVESSSNTSSVFILALLLVYMILAAQFESFIDPFIIMLTVPLAIGGGVFSLWYFNQTNNLFSQIGLIMLIGLVTKNGILIVEFANQLKQEGLSIAESVVEASVARLRPILMTSIATALGALPIAVAFGAASKSRTGMGIVIVGGLLISLALTLYVIPAVYSYFSRAAKKDVNVHDKVNVVT, encoded by the coding sequence ATGAGTTTATCAACCATCAGTATAAAAAGACCGGTATTGACCATTGTCATGAATGGAATCATTCTGCTTTTCGGATATCTTGGGTATCAGAAATTAGGAATCCGTGAATTTCCGGTGATTGATCCACCTGTTGTATCCATACGTGTAGGCTATGCCGGCGCAAGTGCTGAAGTTATCGAATCGCAGATCACATATCCGTTAGAGAAAGCAATCAATGGCATTGAAGGGGTAAAATCAATCGCGTCCTCAAGCAGCATCGGATCAAGCAATATCAGTGTGGAGTTTGAGCTGGGCATCGATATGGAGACTGCAACCAATGATGTACGCGATAAAGTATCGCAGGCGCAGCGCTCGCTTCCACAGGACCTTGATGGACCGCCTGTAATCAGTAAGAATAATAATTTGTCAGAATACATTATTGCAATGACTGTTACGAATAAATCGCTGACAGACCTTGAAATATGTGAATATGCAGATGATGTATTGATTCCCCGGTTACAGACGATTCCTGGTGTCAGTACGGTACAGTTGATGGGAGAGAAAAAGTATGCCATGCGTCTTTGGCTTGATCCCATAAAGCTTGAAGCTTACGGAGTAACGCTGCAGGATGTGAAGCAGGCACTGGATAAAGAAAATGTTGAACTGCCTGCTGGCAGGCTGGAAGGAAACAGTACAGAACTAACTGTGAAAGCGAATGCAAAATTCAGCAATGCATATGGCTTTGATAATATGATCATCCGGTCAGAGAATAACAGAGTAGTGCGTTTGCAGGATGTTGGTTATGCCGAATTAGGGGCAGAAAATGAACAAAGCAGCTATCGCATCAATGGTGTGCCGAGCACCGCTTGTATTCTGATACCACAGCCCGGTGCAAACCATGTTGAAATTGCCAAAGAGTTTTATAAACGGTATGAACAGCTTAAAACTGAACTGCCGGCAGAGTATGAATTGAGTATTTCAAATGACATGACACGCTTTGTTACCAAGTCTATTCATGAAGTAATCGAAACACTTTTTATAGCGGTGCTGCTTGTTGTAATTATTATTTATCTATTCTTTCGTGACTGGTCTGTTGCATTGCGTCCATTGATTGATATACCTGTTTCTCTCATCGGTACATTTTTTATCATGTATCTGTTTGGTTTTTCTATTAACATATTAACGCTGCTTGCAATTGTATTATCAACCGGCTTGGTTGTTGATGACGGGATCGTGGTAACAGAGAATATTTATAAAAAAATGGAGCTGGGTATGAATCCCTTTCAGGCGGCTATTGACGGAGCCAACGAAATTGTATTCGCTGTTATTTCAACTTCTGTAACATTGATCGCGATTTTCCTGCCGATTATTTTTATGGAAGGTTTTGTCGGAAAATTATTTATGGAGTTTGGTATTGTTGTAGCATCGTCCATCTTTATTTCAATTTTTGTATCACTCACCCTCACACCTATGTTGAATGCCTGGCTGGTCAAAGATGTTCATAAGAAGACTCGTTTCTATGAAAAGACCGAACCGTTTTTTGTTGCACTCAATGAATCGTATCGCAAGTCATTACAGCAGTTTATGAAAAAACGCTGGCTGGCTTTTTTTATTCTGGGTATTGCCATGGTGCTTACTGTTTTTGTCTGGAAGGCGCTTCCCGCAGAGATTGCTCCGCTGGAAGACCGCAGTATGATTCGTATTACGATTACAACACCTGAGGGGGCAAGCTTTGAATATACCGATGATTTCATGCTTCGCTTTAGTAAAACAATTATGGATTCTGTTCCTGAAAAATTCCTTGTACTGACAATTACCGGTGCAGGTTTTGGTTCCGGAAGTACAAATGCAGGGCTTTGCCGTATTCCGTTGGTTGACCGTTCAGAACGGGACCGAAGCCAGCAGGAAATTACCGATCAGCTCAATCGTATCGTTAAAAAATTTCCGGAAGCAAAAATTCAGGTCGGGCAGGAGCAGACTATTAATACAGGGTTCAGAGGGTTACCCGTTCAATATATTATTCAGGCTCCCACATTTGAGAAGCTGCGTGAAGTGCTGCCGAAGTTTATGGAAGAAGCCCAAAAAAAACCTGCCTTCTCTATTGTTGATGTAAACCTGAAATTCAATCGTCCGGAAGTACAAGTGCTGATTAACCGGGAGAAAGCCCGTAACGTAGGCGTAACAGTGACAGATATTGCACAGTCGCTGCAGCTGGCCCTAAGCGGACAGCGTCTTGGATTTTTCAACCGGTCAGGAAAGCAATATCAGGTAATTGGCCAGTTCGACCGCAGGAACCGGAATGAAACTGTGGATCTTAAAAATATCTATGTGCGCAGTAATGCCGGCATTTTAATTTCATTGGATAATCTTGTTGAACTGCAGGAAGCAAGCAGTCCGCCTCAGTTATTTCGTTACAATCGCTATATGTCTGCAACTGTTTCCGCAGGGCTCGCATCTGGTTATACAATAGGCGACGGATTGAAAGCAATGGATGAAGTTTCAGATCAATTACTGGATAAATCATTTTCGACTGCATTGCAAGGACCTTCCCGCGACTTTGTTGAGAGTTCGTCTAATACATCATCTGTCTTTATTCTGGCCTTACTGCTGGTGTATATGATCCTTGCCGCGCAGTTTGAAAGTTTTATTGATCCCTTTATTATTATGTTAACCGTTCCGCTGGCGATCGGTGGCGGCGTTTTTTCGCTGTGGTATTTCAACCAGACAAATAACCTGTTCAGTCAGATCGGACTCATTATGCTGATAGGCTTAGTCACAAAAAACGGAATCCTGATTGTTGAATTTGCCAATCAGTTAAAACAGGAAGGATTGAGTATTGCTGAATCTGTCGTAGAAGCATCCGTAGCCAGGTTGCGGCCTATTCTGATGACCAGTATTGCTACAGCCTTAGGCGCATTACCTATTGCCGTTGCATTCGGAGCTGCCTCTAAAAGCCGCACCGGTATGGGTATCGTAATTGTAGGCGGTTTACTTATTTCGTTAGCACTTACCTTGTATGTAATACCTGCGGTATACAGTTATTTTTCAAGGGCTGCAAAGAAAGACGTTAACGTACACGATAAAGTTAACGTAGTTACTTAG